A genomic region of Sulfobacillus acidophilus DSM 10332 contains the following coding sequences:
- a CDS encoding hypothetical protein (KEGG: adg:Adeg_2165 hypothetical protein~SPTR: Putative uncharacterized protein), translating into MTLNTIPQPQTGLTTPEGYVEFLHPPAEEGRIAIAHREPDGKWNERSVTLRQAVETVLAWTGREDCYVSMNRFKGRRSLANLWSLRALWVDLDFHKLKKWQHWADEGVWGLVVPEYLTDARLPQPSMAIASGRGLYLLWLFRTVPAAALSRWTACQQQIFEAFKGLGADRQAMDAARVLRVVGTINSKSGQVVHVLGGSGYVWDFDALADEILPLRRTELQDLQIQRALNLKKRKAIPPQHQSVRSLWAARLTDINTLIQLRYYDGQIPSGERDAYIFLAAICMSWIASDPQVLEQEIVRFAQDHTPWSDREVRSRVSAVIKRMEMFKRGETVEWLGRQVDPRYRLRTRTIIEWLGITDQEQRHLTTLIGSKEKRRRRGFRMTRQAYLAHSRERDKPWKQLGMSRATWYAVGKPLPEQYLDNPDNQ; encoded by the coding sequence TTGACACTCAACACTATACCACAACCTCAAACAGGCCTCACGACCCCGGAAGGATACGTAGAATTTCTTCATCCTCCCGCGGAAGAAGGACGCATAGCGATAGCGCATCGCGAGCCGGACGGTAAATGGAACGAACGCAGTGTGACGCTACGCCAGGCGGTAGAGACGGTATTAGCCTGGACAGGACGAGAGGATTGTTACGTTTCGATGAATCGTTTTAAGGGTCGGCGATCTCTAGCTAATCTTTGGTCACTTCGAGCGCTATGGGTAGATCTCGATTTCCACAAATTAAAAAAATGGCAACACTGGGCGGACGAAGGAGTTTGGGGGCTCGTGGTGCCGGAATATCTTACGGATGCCCGATTGCCCCAACCTAGCATGGCAATCGCCAGCGGGCGCGGACTGTACCTGCTTTGGCTGTTCAGGACAGTGCCGGCTGCGGCACTGTCGCGATGGACCGCATGCCAACAGCAAATTTTTGAGGCATTTAAAGGACTCGGAGCGGACCGACAAGCAATGGATGCGGCTCGGGTACTGCGCGTGGTCGGTACGATAAATTCTAAGTCCGGCCAGGTGGTCCATGTGCTCGGCGGTAGCGGGTATGTGTGGGATTTTGACGCGTTGGCCGACGAGATACTGCCGTTGAGGCGAACAGAACTGCAGGACCTCCAGATTCAGCGAGCCTTAAACTTAAAAAAGAGGAAAGCGATTCCACCACAGCACCAGAGCGTACGGAGCTTGTGGGCGGCACGGTTGACCGACATCAATACACTGATCCAGCTTAGGTACTATGACGGGCAGATACCGTCCGGAGAGCGAGATGCATACATTTTTCTGGCGGCGATCTGCATGAGTTGGATTGCCAGCGATCCCCAGGTGCTCGAACAAGAAATCGTCCGGTTTGCCCAAGATCACACTCCGTGGTCAGATCGCGAAGTTCGGAGTCGGGTGAGTGCGGTGATCAAACGCATGGAGATGTTCAAGCGCGGGGAAACAGTCGAATGGTTAGGTCGCCAGGTGGATCCCCGATATCGACTCAGGACGCGCACGATTATAGAGTGGCTGGGCATTACGGACCAAGAGCAACGGCACCTGACGACGCTAATCGGGAGCAAAGAAAAGCGCCGCAGACGCGGTTTTCGGATGACTCGGCAAGCATACCTAGCGCATTCTCGAGAGCGGGACAAACCGTGGAAGCAGCTAGGAATGAGCCGAGCGACCTGGTACGCCGTTGGCAAACCGTTACCCGAGCAATACCTCGATAATCCCGATAACCAGTGA
- a CDS encoding hypothetical protein (TIGRFAM: DNA binding domain, excisionase family) translates to MSDLELLPPREAARRLGVSVERVRHMCTTGELPAARVGSRWRVVWPLALRNIMEKGGVNDADAR, encoded by the coding sequence ATGTCGGATTTGGAACTTTTGCCGCCACGCGAAGCGGCCCGCCGGTTGGGTGTTTCGGTGGAACGGGTCCGTCACATGTGCACCACCGGCGAGTTACCGGCCGCCCGCGTTGGGAGCCGCTGGCGCGTCGTCTGGCCGCTTGCATTAAGGAATATTATGGAAAAAGGAGGGGTCAACGATGCCGACGCTCGATGA